Proteins from a genomic interval of Polaribacter sejongensis:
- a CDS encoding LEA type 2 family protein: MKNLIYFILFFTLITSCSVREKPIFIKVDNVKVTSFKGDTIRLKAAAFFENPNDVGGVISTDEIKVIINGAEVAQVSSDEFEVPARKEFSIPLTVVIPAKKVFDNNKNGILGGLLNSFLNKSIKVQFTGDLKYKVFGYSSVYPIDQIQEIKF, from the coding sequence ATGAAAAACCTTATATATTTTATACTTTTCTTTACATTAATTACAAGTTGTTCTGTAAGAGAAAAACCCATTTTTATAAAGGTAGACAATGTAAAGGTAACCTCTTTTAAGGGAGATACAATTCGTTTAAAAGCAGCAGCTTTTTTTGAAAACCCGAATGATGTTGGTGGTGTTATTTCTACGGATGAAATTAAAGTAATTATTAATGGAGCAGAAGTTGCTCAGGTTTCTTCGGACGAGTTTGAAGTACCAGCAAGAAAGGAGTTTTCTATACCTTTAACTGTAGTAATTCCTGCTAAAAAAGTCTTTGATAATAACAAAAATGGAATCTTAGGAGGTTTGTTAAATTCATTTTTAAATAAATCTATAAAAGTGCAATTTACAGGGGATTTAAAATACAAAGTTTTTGGATATTCTAGTGTATATCCGATAGATCAAATTCAGGAAATTAAATTTTAA
- a CDS encoding HAD-IA family hydrolase: protein MIKNIIFDFGDIFINLDKKRFAKELLDLGISQEAEVNLPILNEYEMGLISTEEFVAFFEAKFNVSKEKLVKAWNSILLDFPLNRLKFIEDLAESKKYRLFLLSNTNDLHISWIQNNVGMEFYNSFKICFEQFYLTHEIHLRKPNVNIYEFVLNENNLIAEETLFIDDTKENTVSANTLGIHTWNLIPGEEEVTELFTKKENLF, encoded by the coding sequence ATGATTAAAAACATCATTTTCGATTTTGGCGATATTTTTATCAACCTAGATAAAAAACGTTTTGCAAAAGAATTACTGGACTTAGGGATTTCGCAAGAAGCAGAAGTCAATTTGCCAATTTTGAACGAGTATGAAATGGGACTGATTTCTACAGAAGAGTTTGTTGCTTTTTTTGAAGCTAAGTTCAATGTTTCAAAAGAAAAATTAGTGAAAGCTTGGAATTCTATTCTGTTAGATTTTCCATTAAACCGATTAAAATTTATTGAAGATTTAGCAGAAAGTAAAAAGTATAGATTATTTTTATTAAGCAATACCAACGATTTACATATTTCTTGGATTCAAAATAATGTTGGAATGGAATTCTATAATTCCTTTAAAATTTGTTTCGAACAGTTTTATTTAACACACGAAATTCATTTAAGAAAACCCAATGTTAATATTTATGAATTTGTGTTGAATGAGAATAATTTAATAGCAGAAGAAACACTTTTTATAGATGATACTAAAGAAAATACAGTTTCTGCAAATACTTTAGGCATTCATACTTGGAATTTAATTCCGGGTGAAGAAGAGGTAACAGAATTATTTACAAAAAAGGAAAATTTATTTTGA
- the ribD gene encoding bifunctional diaminohydroxyphosphoribosylaminopyrimidine deaminase/5-amino-6-(5-phosphoribosylamino)uracil reductase RibD gives MIDHKLYIKRCLQIAKNGIGVSRPNPSVGAVVVYQNKIIGEGFTSAYGGNHAEVNAINAVKDKALLKKATIYVTLEPCSHFGKTPPCADLIVKHQLKNVVVGCVDSNSLVAGKGIERLINAGINVIVGVLEDECKEHHNRFFTVQNKKRPYIILKWAQTKDGFVAPLTKDEQKPVWISTPYSQQLVHKWRAQEHAILVGTNTVIADNPKLNVRSWTGHNPVRIVLDGTLRIPEDSNILDGSVKTIVICDKKILNSKEFQPLEIINIIFEAIDFQNNIAKQVCNVLQKHQIQSVIIEGGSQTLQTFIDEDLWDEARVFTGETTFKVGVKVPVFKKVVKEEINIKTDVLKIYTND, from the coding sequence GTGATAGATCACAAATTATACATAAAACGTTGCTTACAAATAGCCAAAAATGGGATAGGCGTTTCGCGTCCTAATCCTTCTGTAGGTGCCGTTGTAGTATATCAAAATAAAATTATTGGCGAAGGTTTTACATCCGCTTATGGCGGTAATCATGCAGAAGTAAATGCAATTAATGCCGTAAAAGACAAAGCGCTTTTAAAAAAGGCAACGATCTATGTAACTTTAGAGCCTTGTTCTCATTTTGGTAAAACGCCACCTTGTGCAGATTTAATTGTAAAACATCAACTGAAAAATGTAGTTGTTGGTTGTGTAGATTCTAATAGTTTGGTTGCTGGTAAAGGAATTGAACGTCTTATAAATGCAGGAATTAATGTTATTGTAGGCGTTTTAGAAGATGAATGTAAAGAACATCACAATCGTTTTTTTACGGTTCAGAATAAAAAAAGACCTTATATTATTTTAAAATGGGCACAAACTAAAGACGGATTTGTTGCTCCTTTAACAAAAGATGAACAGAAACCAGTTTGGATTTCTACTCCATATTCTCAGCAATTAGTCCACAAATGGCGAGCACAAGAACACGCAATTTTAGTAGGGACAAATACGGTTATTGCAGACAACCCGAAGTTAAATGTAAGGAGTTGGACGGGTCATAACCCTGTTAGAATTGTTTTAGATGGTACTTTAAGAATTCCGGAAGACAGTAATATTTTAGACGGAAGTGTAAAGACGATTGTTATTTGTGATAAAAAAATACTGAATAGCAAGGAGTTTCAACCCCTTGAAATAATAAACATCATTTTTGAAGCAATTGATTTTCAAAATAATATAGCAAAACAAGTTTGCAATGTTTTACAAAAACACCAAATTCAGTCTGTAATTATAGAAGGAGGTAGTCAAACTTTGCAAACCTTTATAGATGAAGATCTCTGGGATGAAGCGCGTGTTTTTACTGGAGAAACCACATTTAAAGTAGGAGTGAAGGTACCTGTTTTTAAGAAAGTAGTTAAAGAAGAAATAAACATCAAAACAGATGTTTTAAAAATATATACAAATGATTAA